The proteins below come from a single Arthrobacter crystallopoietes genomic window:
- a CDS encoding D-glycero-alpha-D-manno-heptose-1,7-bisphosphate 7-phosphatase, producing MSRHVIDPPQAVLFDRDGTLVVDVPYNADPQLVRPMPGAAEALDAVRRAGLRCGVLTNQSGIARGLLQRPQVDAVNARVEELLGPFDLWEVCPHGPADGCECRKPAPGMVLSACRRLGLQPSEVAFIGDIGADVEAAAAAGATGVLVPTPVTRAEEVNAAELVAPDLAAALELLLGTGWLPDGGLVRNGDVVRGSL from the coding sequence ATGAGTCGCCACGTTATTGATCCGCCGCAGGCCGTCCTCTTCGACCGGGACGGCACGCTGGTGGTGGACGTTCCGTACAACGCGGACCCGCAACTGGTCCGGCCAATGCCCGGCGCGGCCGAGGCCCTTGACGCGGTCCGCCGTGCCGGACTGCGCTGCGGTGTGCTGACCAACCAGTCAGGCATTGCCCGCGGTCTGCTGCAGCGCCCGCAGGTCGACGCGGTTAACGCCAGGGTCGAGGAACTGCTGGGACCGTTCGACCTCTGGGAAGTCTGCCCGCACGGCCCCGCGGACGGATGCGAGTGCCGGAAGCCGGCGCCGGGGATGGTCCTCAGCGCCTGCCGCCGGCTCGGCCTGCAGCCTTCCGAAGTCGCTTTCATCGGGGACATCGGTGCCGACGTCGAGGCGGCAGCCGCAGCCGGAGCAACCGGCGTGCTGGTGCCAACTCCGGTAACACGTGCCGAGGAAGTCAACGCGGCGGAGCTGGTCGCGCCAGATCTGGCCGCGGCCCTTGAGCTGCTGCTGGGAACCGGCTGGCTGCCGGACGGCGGCCTAGTCCGGAACGGCGACGTGGTGCGGGGCAGCCTATGA